Below is a genomic region from Schistocerca americana isolate TAMUIC-IGC-003095 chromosome 1, iqSchAmer2.1, whole genome shotgun sequence.
aaacaagatGAAGGATGAACTCAAAGAATTTGGTAGGAAAATTAATATGCGGAGTGGTCACCACCGAAATTGCGACTGCAGTCGCGGACGTTGAACTACTGTAACATTTCAGGGTAATCAAAGTTTGGAATCGGGTAATGTAGGCAGTACCGATTTATTAGTGAAGGAAGAGTGTTTTGACCCACTCAAAAAGCAGGttttagtaaaaattgtgaaatgTTGTTGAAAACAACGTGGACAGGCAAGCAAAAGATAAATACCGTCATCGACGTGCTTGCAGAAGAGCTCAAGCGATGGGGCCTAAACCTCGATATTTCCTAAATGACTTCGTAAGACTTCAGAACCGAATTCTTCAAATAATACTGCTCTGAATGGGAGCAGGAGAGTATATTACAGGATTCTGTAGTATCAAGCTCTTAAGATAATATTAGTAATCGAACATCAAAGCGAATGTTTTGCTTATACTTGGTCCGCAACTGGAGTATTTGCGATTCTTACGATCAGAATTTGGTTATcggtttcagatggttcaaatggttcaaatggtctgagcactatgggacttaacatctgatgcatcagtcccctagacttagaattacttaaacctaaccaaccaaaagacagcacagacatccatagccgaggcaggattcgaacctgcgaccataggagccgcgcggttccgaactgaagcgcctagaaccgctcagtcacaacggcTGGCTGGTTATCGTGTAAAAGCTTTGAAagattgtgtgtgtgaaatcttatgggacttaactgctaaggtcatcagtccctaagcttacacactacttaattatcctgaggacaaacacacacacacacacacacacacacacacacacacacatgcccgagggagggagcgaacctccgccgggaccagcagcacagtccatgattgcagcgccttggaccgctcggctggAAGATTGTACCCTACGACTTGAAGCGATACATTGGCAGTAATTACGAGACAATTTATTTAGTAAAACTGAGGAGCAAGACAAATGGCGGAGTAACAGCGAAAATCTTAGAAATCGGGATCATAATAACGCAGAGCGAGAGACAAAGGGCAAGAAACAGATAAGTAGTTTGTGTATTGTCCACACCAATAAACAGTATATAACATCACCAGTGGGAACAGGTACCgacacagtgatcagccagaacattatgaccaccgaccttctATCGCCATAAACCGTTTCAAGCGATAGCAGAGTCTGAGgacgaatgactgctagtcacacacacacgcacggtaCGTATAGTGTCATTGGGGGTACTGTCCTTGTTAAGAACGGGTAAGGCCCgcgatctatctgaatttggccgagggcagatcgtgatggcctggaggctcagcacgagcatttcgaaacTGCTCGACTCGTCGGGTGTTAAAGGAGTGCTGCGGAGAgtttcttcaacacgtggcgacacGAAGGCGAAACCACGTTCACACGTCGTGGGAATGAATGGCCGCTCCCCTTTACAAATGTCGGGCGTCGTAGACTGCGTAGGTCGGTAAAACAGTACAGGCGGCGAACAGTGGTGGAGCTAACATGAGACTAATACTGCTCAGAGTGCTAGAGTGTCCGCACACACACTTCACCGAACTCTCCTAAAAACGGGCCTGATATCGGCtagtacaactgaaatgggcacgtgaccatcgacattGGGCatcggtgcagtggcagagcgttgcaaggtCTCATATATcacgatactttcttcatcatgccgatgggaaggcACGGATCCTTAGTctcccaggggaacagctccttgagatCTGTACTGTGGGGTGGAGACAAGCTGGGGGCGGCTGCATTATCCTCTGGGTCACATTCACATGGCCATCAGTGGGTCCAGTGGAGATCGTGCGAGACACCACAATGGCTaaggagcatcgtacactggttgcagaccacgtacaccccttcgtaaCGATCATGAACCCGACAGTGTGACATTTttaaacaagataatgcgccgtgttccaaggccaggagtgtgatggattgGTTCAGCAACACAGTGGTGAGCTTCAGTTCATGTGGAGGCCCACCAAGTCGCCAGATTGTAACCTGATTGAACTCATCTAGGATGTGattaaacgtggcgtcagagctcatcatgcCCCTTCCCATCGACAGGACAGTAAACCGTACTTTGCCTTCCACCCTGTCTTCCCCATTTCCAGTGATAGTGTGgaaaagataatctctgtggagaTACACGTATTTCTTTTGTGCACTAAAGCGAGACGGTAGTTAAGTACGGAATGCATTACACCGATTGAATTGGTGATCGACTTAGTAAATTGCAGTCCATCAATTCACTATTAGAAATCGGCTGGCCGaaagtagcttcctccaataagaCATTTAGGCGTACATTCGCTGATTCTGATGGATACTGTTTCCCAAAAATCCATATTCATTGTTTTCTTTTGACAGATGTGAGAACCACCGAAAAGAGCACCAAGGGAACTGGACAGAGGTAATAAAACTGATCTTCCTCTAAGTTCACCGAAGCTAAACCACCTACACTTCAGAATGCTGAAATTCACAGCCTGTTCCTGTAGAAGCCTTACTACGTATTCTAGAGAATCCGATTAGTCTGGAATACCCCTGCTACCTGTGACATGTTGCTACTGAGAATCCTTTCAGATTACCTATTCTGCATACTTATGATGTCTTTATACTGTATTTCCCGACATACGATAGAATAAGAATTTCACTGACGGTTTTGGAGGCAAAAGGTGTGCGACATTTTCAAGGAGGCAAAAGATGTGCGATTTTTTTAGAAGTTACTTACAGCCCGGCCTTGCTCTTCCATGCTTGCGGCGCCCACATAATATGCACTCTAACACATCAAACAACTTCCTCAATATGCACAATGGCCGGATAAAACAGCTTATTCTTGACAGTCAAGGTGTTGTTTTCCTTAGGAGGCACCACTTGGATAGCGCACCACGTTGCTTAACGAATTAATGGGCCACTACACCGCCACAGCATTTAACGCTCACCGGCGTTCTCTCCTGAAAATAATCGACTGCCAACGTCACCCACAGTACCATTCTCGACTAGCTTATTTCGAGCATAAACGGAAGGGAATATACTGCATAGCAGTTACCCATCTACAGCCGTACTCTGCATCCCACTGTGAACTACAGGGAAGAGTGTATTTAGCGTTGCATTTCTATCTGTCGGGAAATTCTTTACCCTTAAACGACGCATTCGCAGACAACTGAGTAGAGAATTTACACACAGTACGCTGATGTTTTCAATCCTGTTTAATATTACATCATAATCATGGATATATACACTCTTcgacggccgctggtggccgagaggttgaaggcgcttcagtctggaaccgcgggaccactacggtcgcaggttcgaatcctgcctcgggcacggatgtttgtcatgtcgttaggttagttaggtttaaatatttctcagttctaggggactgatgacctcagatgttaagtcccatagtgctcagagccatttgaaccatttgaaccatctacactcTCCGATGATGTCATAACTGATTAAAATTTGAGGTTTAATTCTCACAACGCTTATTTCTCATGCATCGTTGAACATTCATTTGAACTGGTTCCTGACCGATGTATGTAAGTCTATTATCTTTTACAACGAATACTATTGTGCATCTTCATCCTTCCTAACCTTGGATTCATATTCAAGACGCCATATTAGATCACCACTTACCTTCTCGGCCAGTGGTTCTTTGCACGACTGATGGGGTGCGGTATTCCAATGATCGTTATAGGGATTTAGCCTTGTAATCATGTCTTTCAATAATTTATCAAAATATAGTTATTTTAAACAAAACCGTGATACAAGTTAAcgtaaatttattttttagttttagtttattCGCCATCCATATTCTAGTATAGCGTTATGGGTATCTGAGCATGTTTTTCTAGTACGTGTATAGTTTGTTACCTGATTTTCGTGACGTGCCTTCTACTACTTCTAAAACCAGTTCTATAACACACTGCAAAAACACAGACGGATTTATTTTTTATGGGAGCTTACTTCGTGCCCGTAAGTTACTCCTCTTTATGGTGTGAACTCATCTTACAAATTGGAAGTTGAAATTGGTACCACACACATTCTGACTTATCACTCAACTGATGAACGACATGTACGAAAAAGAGTCTATCGTTGTCGAGTTACGATACTCAAATATTTAACATGCCGCTTGGTGAACAGTCATTGAAATCAACTTGTGTGTAACTACTAACCACGTCTACTGAGTGAAAACTTATATTCAAAATGGAATCTATTCCATAAGTGAATGTGTTCACTAGCTGGAAGTGCCGAATATTAATTTCAGCTCGTTTAGGATCAAAGGTAAGgcttgaagaagaagatttcatcaaGAATAAGCAGTTGTAGCCCCAAGACTGGTATAATGCAGTTCTTCAGTGTAACATATCTGTACTGTTTTCTGTCCACATTTCATTTATGTATAAGCCTAtattccaaatactttcagaaaagactatcCCCACCATTTCGTTTTATATTTCGCGTTGAAAAGGTTTTTTAAAACAAACTTTTTTCTTGCCTTTGTGTGGAGTCTGTATCCTATCTACTTTTGCCACAGCAATAATTTGCTAACGGAATAGTAAAGTTCATCTACCCTTTTAGCATCTCATTTTAATGCAGTCCTCAGCATCACTTGGTTCAGTTCGACACATCTTGCTTGACTTTTAAAGATGTTCGTTATGTAATTTACTTCTAAGACcaaattcattctgttcaactgatattCAAAGTTCTCAGCCGTCTCTGACAACATTACATTAGTTGTGCTCCAACTAGAAGTTCCCTTTTCAAACTTCTCTGTGGATTCCGTTACTACTTATCAACTACTGAACTTAATTTGCTTCTACTAAGGTCTTCCATTACCTTGTCAAATTGTTCTCCCAGTATTGTGCTTCCATCTTGTAATCTACCTCCTGTTGTGTTTTCATAATGTTGCCTTCATGTCTTTAACTTTCGCGCAAGTGTCCAATTTATTCGCTCCCTGCTTTGCCATATGAGATCTTAATATTAACACTACTGCTTCTTTTCTCTTCGATGTTTAATTTTCATATATGGTACATCAATGTTTCTCTAGGCATCCACATATGCACAGGCTTATATttctcctctagctattcctgctttgcTACTTAGATTTTCTTCCTTTTAGACATATGTAGCCAGTTTTGGTTGTTTATCCATCTACTGTAATTCTAACCGCTTTTTTATTCAATGCTTGTTGAATGCTGCCTTCAAAATTAGCAACAATCATTAGTTATTTCAGTTGACGTGTCCCACTTGCTTAATGATCTACTTTTCCCTGCAGTTCATAATGAGTATGTTATGGTCAGACTTAGTGTCTGCTTTTGAAACTCTTTACCACTTTAAAGATTTATTTCATCAACTCTTATCATTTTGTTTTTTACAGAAATTATCTGATGTCTGCATGTGTAGAGATTTACGTGATTTTTAAATAAAGTATTTTGAAGTTATTATGTTGTACACTGTACAATACTATAACAGAAGGCTTTCCAATCCATTTCTTCCTGTCTCACCATGTTGTTATACATCTCCTTCTTTTCATTTTCTTACTGTATAATTTCAGTCCCAGATAAAATTACAGTTTTCCTCTTCATGAACAGAAAAGCTACTTCTCTGTCATTATTCATTCTTTAAATGCCTTCATCGTCAGAAAATAGTTCttacacagaaaaatatatttttacatgtTCCCATCAAAGAGATGTTTGACTTGTTCTACATTGTCAGGTAACTAATCGTTGGTCTACACAGTTGGAGACACTGCACGGTGCCTTATGTGGCAGGTAGCATGTTACATTCACAGTACGTAACAACTGTAGTTATCACTACAGGACCATATGCCTTGGAAGGTAAAGCACTGATAAcatagtttattaaacaaaaacttTGCAGCTGGTaaaaaacatttaatataaattgcAGATCTTACAACAGTAGTCAACAACAAACTAACATATGAAAAGAAGTATTGTAATGAAGCGATTTGTCTGTCATGGTTATCATATTGAAAACGATGTCGTGTTGTTGAATTACAATACACGAAGAAGACTAGCTGATGCGCACGAGCTCAGGTTGTTTGTAAGAGTAGATGGGAGCGCCAGCAGGATGCAGGTCCTGGTACTGGAAGCGCGCCAGGTAGCCGGGGGTGAGCGCTGGCTGCTGCAGGGCAGACAGTTCACTGGAGGCGGCGCGCTGCTGCTGCTTGGGGGCGGCGGAGATGGGGGCGGGACCGTGGGCGTAGGCGATGCGCTGCAGGCGGCCGTCTGGCTGCAGCACGTAGTACACGCCGCTTTCCTCCGCCTCACGCAGCTCCGCCTTGCCGTACTGTGGGCAAAGGAAGCAACGTTATTGTAAGGTGACAGAATGAATGACCAAATGTACACTATATTCAAAAGGTCACTCTGCGAAGGTAATTTGGCGATTATGTActgaatttcacatttgtttaataTTTCATTTCTGGTCAGCGGTTATAAAGAGGTCACTAACTGAATTGGACTGTTTCATTATTGTATGAATAAAAAAAAGTCTACACCATGTTTTATTGAATTGTTATGACCTGTTCGACCGAATAGAAAACAGGACTGTTGCTACTGTTATCATGAGGTGGTCTGCCACTGCAAGGATCTCCACAAGCTGAAATCAGTGATATAAACAACCACGTATTTTAGTTTTAAATTTCAAGGTGTGCCTGTTCGACAGAAAGCAGTCATATGAAACGTTATATTGGCTGCCTAGTTCTACGCCTACATCTACGTTTACTATCGCACTGTCTTTTATCTGGTATTCGCGATCCTGGTGCGAAACCTGCGTtggaggcagcagaatcgttctacaATCAACCAGAAATGCTGATTCTCTGAATGTTCTCAATCGTATTTTCCCCCATAGAACGTCGGCTTACCTCTAGCGATCTCTAATTGAATTCACGGAACATTTCATAATACTTGCATGTGGATGTGATGAAAATTTAACACAAAGTGGATTGCTGAGAATTTAATGCAGTTTGGTTACACGGCCCTTGCCCTAATATACTTACGTTGTAAGGAGCCTCAGTAGTGGTGGTGGCAGCCTCAGTGGTTGTGGGGGCGGAGGTAGTGAACGTAGGCAGGTGGTAGGAGTCTGTGAGGCGGGAGAAGTCCTGTGCAGGGATGAAGAACTGTGGGCGGAAGCTGGCTGCAGAAAATCCAGAGGCTGGCTGTGGGGCCGCGAATGACGGCTGCGCCTGCGACTGGGCGAAGGCctgtggttgctgctgctgcttctgctgcgcCTGGAGACGCTGAGGCTGGCTCGGCAGCTGGCGGGATGGCGCGCCGTAGCTGGTGGAGGGCGCTTCGCCCACGGCCATCGCCGCCAGCGACGCCAAGGCGAATACCAGTAGGGCCTGCAAGAGGCGATGGTGAATAGGTAGTAACCAACTAGGACTTTTGTATAagtgacagtcaaatgaaaacttttgtgGGCTTGCCGAcatattgccaaggttgtttcgactatgccgGGAAGCCTAACACAATCTCCATAGAGTCCAGATGCCCTCTCTTTCCCCCATGCAACTtacatatttttgaagccctgaagaaagacaagcGTGACTGGTGATTTGCTTTGGACGTAGTGGTGCATGCCCAGGAATAGTCCTGTTTCCGTATGCTAGGGTAGACTTCTTTTCGTGAAGGCACTGACTGTGTTGTCTCACAGAGGGACAAAACTTTTAACAGTTACAGGGATTACATTTCAGACAATAAAAGGATCACTTTGTTTTTCTCTCCTGCCTcagtttcatttgactgcccatgaCACAGATTAGTTTAAGACCGTACAGTGCCACATACTACTTTTCCTAAAGAGTACGTTATCTTGATTAGTGATTGGAGACCAATTTCTACAAGCGATTATCCAGGTCGAAAATGAATGTATGACTCATTTGCTTTTGATATTATTAATGTTTTTCTAATGACAAACATTTTAAAGTAATTGAAATTGTTCAAATATGCCTGTATGAAAATAACATTCAGTGCTTTGGAACAATTACAGGTAACCCCGATATGAGAGAATGGTTAGCACAGATTAGGTTGTTGGTCACAATTAATCTATGTTAATCCTTGTGATTATTGTTAATTGAACGTCTTCAGTCGTAGCATAGTTTTCATAATAAGATGTTTTAtgataattacataattaatcagtcTTGTTTTAATATTACTGACGTATTGATTCTTTCGCAAAATTTTTATGGTTTCTTGAGCGTTTTTTGTGAATGTTCTCGTACAAGGAAATAACTACATCTGTATACACTGATGCAACTGTATATAATGATATAACAAATCTGTGTGTATGTGACTGTTAAGTTCCAGAAGACAGTTATTGTCGAATAAAGGTGAAGGAATGCTAAATGTCAAGAAACCAGATGGTTATCGCTCTAAACTCGaatcgggactcatcactgaagacagttcagcTCCAGTTAGTGACATTCCAGGACAAAGGCGTGTCAGAAGGccgcccagacagcggtgggataccagcctctCACCCACCATACGTCCCGACAACCATGCGTGATGATCTGACGTGTCATGTCTGTCCGTAGGAggtctcctttggttgtcatccactgcagcctcatgccacagcggtacgtcgacgagtTTCTACGCCCCCTTTTCTTGGCCTTCTTGGCAGGCCATCCTGAGGCtgtatttcggcaagataatgcaaacccgaacacagcgagagtttctactgcttgtcttcgtccttgccaaactTTGTCATGACCACCGTGGTCGCCAGATACCTCCCTACTTGAGAAGCATTACGGACAAAGTTTTCCAGttacctcgggattttgacgatctaacgctccagttcGACAGAACTGGCACGATTTTCCTCAGCAGGACATCCACCAACTCAGTAAAAGCCAAGCTGAAAAACTACTTGCATAGGGGCCAGAAGAGAACCAGCGCAttgttgacttgctgaatttgattcaagctctttctcttcaagaaatcataaaatgtttttcggcaattgtaatcatttgttctttTGTTTTCCCACCCATGCGGGCAATTACTCCGTGGTGAGTCATTTCCTTTTTAATAAGAGTGTAAGACTTGCCACTATGCCGAAAGACTATGCCGAGAATAGTCTCAAGTGACTCCGGAAAAATCACAAAATATGTTGTTTGGTACGTCCCGATAGCTAGTTCCTCCTTAGCTTCTAAATGCGGTAAGTCATCTCAATCCGTTCAGTGTTGTTGCTTTCAGAAACAGTGACTGACTGGTCCTACACTGTAACAGTTTGTTTTAACGCCTTTACGAAAATAGTCGACAACAAAAACAGCTTCGCATAACCTACTTCTCCCAGCCCATTGTGAGATGCAATGTGGTAAATATGCATGCCATCACTACGAATCACTGTTTTCTACCAAGGCAACTGAATAGCCAAAGAGAGCTTCCATTATCTTATACCCCCCTATAATAACTGTAAGCTAGTTAGACATGAGGATTCATGTAGCTCACACCGATTTTCACCTTACCCCTCTCGGGACAAATATCTAAAGTAATACTATGAACGTTCAACATATTCCGTTGACGGAGCCGTTGATAATCTAAAGTGTGTGTGTAAAGCACGATATCAGTTGCTTTTTAGTTGTTTTTGATTTTTTGTATCCTGCTTTTATGTGTCATTTGTGACATCATATAGTCGCAAACAGTTGTTATCCGAGTAAGTTCAATGTGGCATGTTGCTACTGAAACGTTTTTGACATGTGCCAGTGAACTTCGTAAGTGCCTTACGATGTCGATCAACGTGATAGGTGCTAAAAattgaagattgttttgaacaacATATAAGATGGTACTTTACATATAGTTTAAAACTCACAAAATCTTTTTGTACAGAACTAATTACCAAAAATTGAAAGTTAAGAACCATGATATGTTTGGTGCAATGATTTACCCAAAAGCAAGaagtaaaataaattagagaaacgcGTGACACTCCTTGGGATGATTCTCGAAATCACGTACAGCGAATAATGTGGCGATTAAGAATATTAAGTTCAAGGGCACATCAAACTTTTCACTAGCCTATTTTATCACGTACTTTCAGACAAAATATTTCGTAAGACAATTGGTAGGTTACTCTAACTTTTATTAATTTTCAGATTTTGTTCAGGAACCATGCTTTCTACAATATACAATTTACTCAATTTAGTATCTAATCCGAACAAACCTTTTTGAAAGTTAAATATGAATCTCATGCAACTTTTGTGTGCAAAATAACTGTGCTTCGAGGAGTTGACCTTATCGTCACGACATTTACATAGCTAAAACTAACGAAACCAACGGTTCGTGAAATACTTCAGTTTTACCTCAAATTATTAATCAAATATTTCTTAATTACACTGTTTACTTAGAGATTTTATTTTCAGGCTTCAGGCTCATCAGTTTCATATCttatttgtccatttcccactcctcGTTTGTCTATGAAAATTCAGACAAGATCCATTGTATGGGTTCTAGGGTGTCTTCTAGCCACGCCGTACACGAATTTGACCAAAAGGTCCCAAAGACAAATGTCACTCATTGCAAAGAAGACGTTAGGAGTAATCCCGTCGACGAGAAGGCCATTACAGACAGGCATAGACCCGAAGAAGACAACTCCAGTGGTGGGAAACGATAATCGCCGAGGCACACCACTCACCTGCATGCTGCTCGATGCACCTGTTGCGTCTGCTGGAATGGACGAATGTGGTGCCGGAGAGCAGCGCGGGGTGGCTTTTATACGGAACTGAGCTGCTTGGCGGCTCTGCCAACATGACGTCGCAGGTGAGCTCCCCGTTCGCGTCCGTCAGCGGTAAGTTGCGCGACCACGGGTCACGGCCGCGATGCCCCACCCACCTCGCTCTCTCTCTTGGCCGTGCTGCACATCAATACTGTTGCTTCCACCTCACTGATTGTTAGCACAGCAGGCGTCTGCATTGGTACTGTTACCAATACTTCTTTTATAAGGCTCATCACCGTCAGAATGTGCTCTGGGGTAAGCAcgcatgtagtctttcgcccctactgtacaatctgtacatcgaagaagcaataacggaaataaattaaagttttaagagtgagattaaaatcagAGTCAAACGATATCAATTACAAGATTCGCTGaaaatattgctatcctcagtgaaagtgataaTGAATTACGGTAGCTGCCGTATGGAATTAAATATCTGACTGAAAGTAAATCTAAGGAAGATGATACTAACGGAAAGCAGCAGAAACTTAGCAGCCGAACTGGAGATCACGAATTAGACAGTTAACGATATcggctaactaggcagcaaaataacccgtgacgggcGGACCAAGGGGGACATGAAATGCAGACTAGGACTGGCAAAAATGGCACTCCTGGTCAAGAGGAATTTGCTAGTATGAAACACAGGTCTTCATTTGGGGAAAAAATCTCTCAGAATGGAcgtctggaggacagcattgtactGTAGTGAGATATGGGcattgggaaaaccgaaacagaaaagaataaaagcatttgagatTTTGTACTACAGAAGAAAATTTGGTGGACTTATAAGAAAAGgagtgagaaggttctgcgcaTGATCCGTGGAgacaggaatacatggaaaacactaacCAGTGAAAGGGATAGCATGAtaagacatcttttaagacatcagggagctgAAGATAGTATAACTGTAGAGGACTATACAGATTAGGATACATGCGGCAAACAGTAGACGACATAGGCATcaggtactactctgagatgaaaaaataTTCACAGGAGCGAAaatcgtggagggctgcatcaaacaaatcagaaacaaaagaaaatggaaaaccatCTTAACCTccaatgtaaaaattatttgtctAAATAGCGATTTTATAAAATGACATCACTTGTTTCGATTACGGGCGCAAACATCTTCAGATGGTAATATGTAGTTAAACAATGTCCATGGCGTAAAATCAAGCACTGAGTCATAATAACAGCATTCCAAAACTCGTGATCTTGACAAacaaaaattgacaatacttatttTATAAACTCAACGTAAGAAATATTTGAGTTCAATGTCTCGATGACAACTATTCACGGAAATCAGTTAATATCTTAATGAGGGTGGCGGGATCCCGAACGCGAATCAAGGGTCTTAAGTACAGTAATAATTCACTCAGTGCCTCATTCGCGTATTAGCGTATTGCAGTCTTGGTACATTAAAGAAATGTTGTTGTCAGGTCTGAATATAACCGAATTATTAGTTTTGAAACTCGTAGTAGCAAAATACTGACAAGAGTTCATTAAAGACGATCTAAAAATTGATACGGAGCTACCTCTGGGAAGTTGAGTAAGAGTTCGGGAGAAGTGTAGAAACACCGAAGGCAATGCTCGCACAATGACTGATCTTGGATGACAGGTTAAATGAAGGCAACTATACGCTCGCAATATTTGTGGACTTTGAGAGAGCTTTGGACAGTATTGATTGGAATGGACTCTTTGAAACTTTAATGAGAGTAGGTAATAAGAAGGGAGCGGAAATTTATCTACAACCTGTACAGAATCAAGACTGCAGTTATACGATTTCTAGATTATGAAATGGAAGCAATAACTGATAAGTGAGTGTGACAACGTTGTAGCCGGTCAATGATATTCATTCAATACGCTGAGACAGATGCCAAGGAACCTAAGATCAAAttaggaaagggaattaaaatttggTAAGAGGAAACTAAATTTTTGCTGTTGTTGAAGACATTGTAAATctgcaagaaactgcaaaaggCTAGAATGATCAATGAAACGAAATGAATAAAATTTGGAAAAGTAGTTATCCACAAAAGCAATACAAGTGCGAAAGATTGTTgccgaattaagtcaggcgatgtcGGCGGAATTACATTAGTAAGTGAGGCACtgagagtagtaaatgagttttgtcatTCAAGCAGCAAGGTAAATGATGAAGATCAAATTATACGGATTGTGGTATGCAGAGGGCCGGAGTAGAAATGACATAAAATGCAGGCTGACGGAAGAAAGAAAATCGTACCTGAGAAAGAGATATTTGTTCAAATTGAATGTAAAAATCAGTTTTTGGAATTCATTTTTTAAGTTATTTGTTTCTATTATAGCTTTTTCCGGAGTGGATTAGATTCCGAAACAGTCCACACAAGATatgaagagaagctttcgaaatgtgttgctgccGGAGACTACTGAAAAATCATTTTGTGGGATAAATGCTAATGCATCAAAGATTCGTGGCATAGTAGTCTTTGGTGGCATAGTAATTTTGAACTAAGACCATGATAtaagaacaactttttttttttttatctgtcagcTCCCACCCTCCTAATTTTTTCCTGTCAATAAAAACGacaagtgaaaaattttgtttatcAGATAACTACAAGACGACCCTCATCGTCCATGAAATTTCGAATTCTTCTTGTgagaattttattatattttcttatTATCATTATTTAATTAAACTTTGTTGATGGATATACTTATTTTTAGTAACCCTGTTTAAGACTTTAATCCTAGTA
It encodes:
- the LOC124625576 gene encoding uncharacterized protein LOC124625576, whose amino-acid sequence is MQALLVFALASLAAMAVGEAPSTSYGAPSRQLPSQPQRLQAQQKQQQQPQAFAQSQAQPSFAAPQPASGFSAASFRPQFFIPAQDFSRLTDSYHLPTFTTSAPTTTEAATTTTEAPYNYGKAELREAEESGVYYVLQPDGRLQRIAYAHGPAPISAAPKQQQRAASSELSALQQPALTPGYLARFQYQDLHPAGAPIYSYKQPELVRIS